A single window of Alphaproteobacteria bacterium DNA harbors:
- a CDS encoding UbiD family decarboxylase → MSDAVRRNAANERDSSSLRTTIEWLRDEGHLIETEKEVNPDLELTGIQKHLDGGPPILFHNVKGKPHARAITNLFSDITVIDSMFGFDGPVDRTRKIAAAFSDPLKPAEIGQDEAPCQEHIITENIDVNEWITAIRHTALEPELTVGSGIRCVVGPYFDGGSDLGYNRMNFRWGDVGTFQISPGSHMWQVLTKHYKDDEPIPLTMCFGVPPACTLLAGAGFDYVILPKGCDEIAVAGAIQGSPIRLVKARTVDAWALADSEYVLEGHLHQRDKRYETAEAEEKNVQGKTFFHPEWAGYMGKAYKTSTFHVSAITMRKPESRPIIFPLGVHTSDDSNIDTTVREAAIFELCERLQPGIVTDVHIPFCMTDWGGAIIQVKKRNSIEEGWQRNFMAAILSCSQGMRLVIAVSEDVDIYSMDDIMWCLTTRVNPKTDILNPLPGGRGQTFMPAERMTAGEKAWTASNTVFEGGMGIDATVPYGYEQDFHRPVYPVDRVKLEDFFSDEDIERAKARMQGWVLSLARTGR, encoded by the coding sequence ATGTCAGACGCGGTGCGCCGGAACGCCGCCAACGAGCGCGACAGCTCCAGCCTGCGCACCACTATCGAGTGGCTGCGCGACGAGGGCCACCTGATCGAAACCGAGAAGGAGGTCAACCCCGACCTCGAGCTCACCGGCATCCAGAAGCACCTCGACGGCGGACCACCGATCCTCTTCCACAACGTCAAAGGCAAGCCCCACGCCCGGGCCATCACCAACCTTTTCTCCGACATCACCGTGATCGACAGCATGTTCGGCTTCGACGGTCCCGTCGACCGCACCCGCAAGATCGCGGCCGCCTTTTCCGATCCCCTCAAGCCGGCCGAGATCGGCCAGGACGAGGCGCCCTGCCAGGAACACATCATCACCGAGAACATCGACGTCAACGAGTGGATCACGGCCATCCGCCACACAGCCCTTGAGCCCGAGCTGACCGTGGGTTCGGGCATCCGCTGCGTCGTCGGGCCCTATTTCGACGGCGGCAGCGACCTCGGCTACAATCGCATGAACTTCCGCTGGGGCGACGTCGGCACCTTCCAGATCTCGCCCGGCTCGCACATGTGGCAGGTGCTGACCAAGCACTACAAGGACGATGAACCCATCCCGCTGACCATGTGCTTTGGCGTACCGCCGGCATGCACGCTGCTGGCCGGGGCCGGCTTCGACTACGTCATCCTGCCCAAGGGCTGCGACGAGATCGCCGTGGCCGGGGCGATCCAGGGCTCACCCATCCGCCTGGTCAAGGCCCGCACCGTCGACGCCTGGGCCCTGGCCGATTCCGAATACGTACTCGAAGGCCACCTGCACCAGCGCGACAAGCGCTACGAGACCGCCGAGGCCGAGGAGAAGAACGTCCAGGGCAAGACCTTCTTCCACCCCGAATGGGCCGGCTACATGGGCAAGGCGTACAAGACCTCGACTTTCCACGTCAGCGCCATCACCATGCGCAAGCCGGAATCCCGGCCCATCATCTTTCCCCTCGGCGTTCACACCTCGGACGACAGCAACATAGACACCACGGTGCGCGAGGCCGCCATCTTCGAGCTTTGCGAGCGTTTGCAGCCGGGCATCGTGACCGACGTCCACATCCCCTTCTGCATGACCGACTGGGGCGGCGCCATCATCCAGGTCAAGAAGCGCAACTCCATCGAGGAGGGCTGGCAACGCAACTTCATGGCGGCCATTCTCTCGTGCTCCCAGGGCATGCGCCTGGTCATCGCCGTCAGCGAGGACGTCGACATCTATTCCATGGACGACATCATGTGGTGCCTGACCACGCGGGTGAATCCCAAGACCGACATTTTGAATCCGCTGCCCGGCGGTCGCGGCCAGACCTTCATGCCGGCCGAGCGCATGACCGCCGGCGAAAAGGCCTGGACGGCCTCGAATACGGTCTTCGAAGGCGGCATGGGCATCGACGCTACGGTGCCCTACGGCTACGAGCAGGACTTCCACCGGCCCGTCTACCCCGTCGACCGGGTCAAGCTCGAGGACTTCTTTTCGGACGAAGACATCGAGCGGGCCAAGGCACGCATGCAGGGCTGGGTGCTGTCGCTGGCCAGGACGGGGCGCTAG
- a CDS encoding CoA transferase — MLAGLRVLDLAGPLGWLAARLLADLGADVVRLEPPGLPRDVTWRANNVNKRLEEIDPFVPGNRGRVEEFLAGVDILIETITPGSPEAAEFDPYRLAAAHPRLVHVSITPFGRTGPRAQWPASDLEIMAAGGALSLAGEPEGAPTRVTAPQSGGWAGAHGAAGALIALTECRTSGRGQHVDVSAQSAVIMALAHAPAFWDVLGTVATRAGAYVTGRSVAGARYRAFWPCRDGYLNFVLYGGAAGRSTNKGLLAWMHEAGAELGALAEVDWESFDPTRLNQDEVDRLEAVIAAFLRDVSKAEFLAQTTARGMMGYPVFDVGDIAGDPQLAARKFWQEVSDAKGRSEHHCGSFAVIDGQRLKLRHAPGTTAGGAWPPSGVGESGSGPRGSALGDLKVVEFGGYAAGPQVGKIMANYGAEVVHLEAADRPDGFRLQYPPYPDNRPGINRSGCFALFNDSKCGVTVDVKKPAGLELARRLVDWADVVVENMRPGVIDRLGLGYAGFAESNPGLVMLSTCNMGQTGPRAKMPGFGTMLSALAGFCGLTGEPDGPPMLLYGPYIDFVAALLGLSAVLAALDRRRQSDHGAYIDLAQYETGLLFLAGPLLQFQESGAVLYRQGNRDPEAVPHGTYRAADGHWVALSCWSDAQFAALAAALGEPGAARDERFRTAAARRRRAAELDILVAAWCAARPVKAIVDALREAAVLVYPVNDMRDLFHDEQIRAGGTWQMRPHDEMGDIACYLPAMALSATPGTVAGPAPLLGEHNGHVFSELLGLSEEEIEAYRAQGVFGDRDRLSA, encoded by the coding sequence ATGCTGGCCGGCCTCCGGGTCCTCGACCTTGCCGGCCCGTTGGGCTGGCTGGCAGCCCGCTTGCTGGCCGACCTGGGGGCGGACGTCGTCCGCCTCGAACCTCCCGGCTTGCCCCGCGACGTCACCTGGCGGGCCAACAACGTCAACAAGCGTCTAGAGGAAATCGATCCCTTCGTCCCCGGGAACCGGGGGCGGGTCGAGGAATTCCTGGCCGGGGTCGACATCCTGATCGAGACCATTACCCCGGGATCGCCCGAGGCCGCAGAATTCGACCCCTACCGCCTGGCCGCCGCCCACCCTCGGCTGGTCCACGTCTCGATCACGCCTTTCGGACGCACCGGACCGCGCGCCCAGTGGCCGGCCAGCGACCTCGAGATCATGGCGGCCGGTGGGGCGCTCTCGCTGGCCGGCGAGCCCGAGGGGGCGCCGACCCGGGTGACGGCGCCGCAATCGGGCGGCTGGGCTGGCGCCCACGGTGCTGCAGGAGCGCTGATCGCGCTCACCGAATGCCGGACCAGCGGCCGTGGCCAGCACGTCGACGTCTCGGCCCAGTCGGCAGTGATCATGGCGCTGGCGCATGCGCCCGCCTTCTGGGACGTGCTGGGCACGGTGGCGACACGGGCCGGGGCCTACGTCACCGGGCGCTCGGTGGCAGGGGCGCGCTACCGGGCTTTCTGGCCCTGCCGCGACGGCTATTTGAACTTCGTGCTCTATGGCGGTGCCGCCGGGCGCAGCACCAACAAGGGCTTGCTGGCCTGGATGCATGAGGCGGGTGCCGAGCTTGGCGCGTTGGCCGAAGTCGATTGGGAATCTTTCGACCCAACCAGGCTGAACCAGGACGAAGTCGACCGCCTGGAGGCGGTGATCGCAGCCTTCCTGCGAGACGTGAGCAAAGCCGAGTTTCTGGCCCAGACCACGGCCCGCGGCATGATGGGCTATCCGGTCTTCGACGTCGGCGATATCGCCGGTGATCCCCAGCTGGCGGCAAGGAAGTTCTGGCAGGAGGTGAGCGACGCCAAGGGCCGTAGCGAGCACCACTGCGGCAGTTTCGCCGTCATCGACGGCCAGCGGCTCAAGCTGCGGCACGCCCCGGGCACGACAGCCGGTGGAGCCTGGCCGCCAAGCGGGGTGGGCGAATCCGGGTCCGGTCCGCGCGGGTCGGCGCTCGGGGACCTCAAGGTGGTCGAATTCGGAGGCTACGCCGCCGGGCCACAGGTGGGTAAGATCATGGCCAACTATGGTGCCGAAGTGGTGCACCTGGAGGCGGCCGACCGGCCTGACGGTTTTCGCCTTCAGTACCCGCCCTATCCCGACAACCGGCCGGGCATCAACCGCAGCGGCTGCTTTGCGCTGTTCAACGATTCCAAGTGCGGCGTCACCGTCGACGTCAAGAAGCCGGCCGGGCTGGAACTCGCCCGCCGCCTGGTGGACTGGGCCGACGTGGTGGTCGAGAACATGCGGCCCGGCGTTATCGACCGCTTGGGGCTCGGTTACGCCGGTTTTGCCGAGAGCAACCCGGGGTTGGTCATGTTGTCGACCTGCAACATGGGCCAGACCGGGCCGCGGGCCAAGATGCCGGGGTTCGGCACCATGCTCTCGGCACTGGCCGGCTTCTGCGGCCTGACCGGCGAGCCCGACGGCCCGCCCATGCTGCTCTACGGGCCCTACATCGATTTCGTGGCGGCTCTCCTTGGCCTCTCGGCGGTGCTGGCGGCCCTGGATCGACGCCGGCAGAGCGACCATGGCGCGTACATCGATCTGGCCCAATACGAAACCGGGCTTCTCTTCCTGGCCGGCCCGCTGCTCCAGTTTCAGGAAAGCGGCGCCGTGCTTTACCGCCAGGGGAACCGCGACCCTGAGGCCGTGCCCCACGGCACCTACCGCGCCGCCGACGGCCACTGGGTCGCTCTTTCCTGCTGGTCGGACGCCCAGTTCGCCGCCCTGGCGGCAGCCCTGGGCGAGCCAGGGGCGGCCCGAGACGAACGCTTCCGGACGGCGGCGGCGCGCCGACGCCGGGCTGCCGAGCTCGATATCCTGGTTGCCGCCTGGTGCGCCGCCCGGCCGGTCAAGGCCATCGTCGACGCCCTTCGCGAGGCGGCGGTTCTCGTCTATCCTGTCAACGACATGCGGGATCTATTTCACGACGAGCAGATCCGGGCCGGCGGCACCTGGCAGATGCGGCCCCACGACGAGATGGGCGACATTGCCTGCTACCTGCCGGCCATGGCGCTTTCAGCCACGCCTGGAACGGTGGCCGGGCCGGCACCCCTGCTGGGCGAGCACAACGGCCATGTCTTTTCGGAGCTTCTGGGATTGAGCGAGGAGGAAATCGAGGCCTATCGGGCTCAAGGCGTTTTCGGCGACCGCGACCGGCTCAGCGCCTAG
- a CDS encoding TAXI family TRAP transporter solute-binding subunit, giving the protein MKTIRVFAALSLVMATVIGTAEAQSKYNLTLSGASPGGLWSKIGAGIDAAIAAAYPGSTVTYQTSSGGLANVPLVSKGSVPMGLATDGELTVAWTGQAPFKSAMKNVRVLFRAYTPAARFQATHLLLNKDFADKYGIASLADLKAKKPPVRMAINRRGNMDSVVSAMVMAEVGIPLADIKGWGGQVVNAASKEIVSLMLDRRIDFANYGIAYKHPTVRQIAKGVTPVLLDIPASVVKTVAGKLGGEPCAFKQGDYAFASARINSICIGAVIVANANMPDATAYAVTKALHTQIEAFKNKSHRLIKKTATAKTLSTPAIAPFHPGSVKYLKEAGLM; this is encoded by the coding sequence ATGAAAACGATACGAGTTTTTGCCGCTTTGTCGTTGGTCATGGCGACCGTCATCGGGACCGCCGAGGCCCAAAGCAAATACAACCTGACCCTATCCGGGGCCAGCCCGGGCGGGCTCTGGTCGAAGATCGGGGCCGGCATCGACGCCGCCATCGCGGCCGCCTACCCGGGCTCGACGGTGACCTATCAGACCTCGTCGGGCGGACTGGCCAACGTGCCGCTGGTGTCCAAGGGCAGCGTGCCCATGGGTCTGGCCACCGACGGCGAGCTGACGGTGGCCTGGACCGGCCAGGCGCCCTTCAAGTCGGCCATGAAGAACGTCCGCGTGCTGTTCCGGGCCTATACCCCGGCGGCTCGCTTTCAGGCCACCCATCTGCTCCTGAATAAGGATTTCGCCGACAAGTACGGCATCGCCTCGCTGGCCGATCTCAAGGCCAAGAAACCGCCGGTACGCATGGCCATCAATCGGCGCGGCAACATGGACAGCGTGGTCAGCGCCATGGTCATGGCGGAGGTCGGCATCCCGCTGGCCGACATCAAGGGCTGGGGCGGCCAGGTGGTCAACGCGGCCTCCAAGGAAATCGTCTCCTTGATGCTCGACCGGCGCATCGATTTCGCCAACTACGGGATCGCCTACAAGCACCCCACCGTGCGCCAGATCGCCAAGGGTGTGACGCCGGTGCTGCTCGACATTCCGGCCTCCGTGGTCAAAACCGTGGCCGGCAAACTGGGCGGCGAGCCCTGCGCCTTCAAGCAGGGCGACTACGCCTTCGCCAGCGCCAGGATCAACTCGATCTGCATCGGAGCGGTAATCGTGGCCAACGCCAACATGCCGGACGCCACGGCCTACGCCGTCACCAAGGCGCTGCACACCCAGATCGAAGCCTTCAAGAACAAGTCGCACCGCCTGATCAAGAAGACCGCGACGGCCAAGACGCTCTCGACCCCGGCCATCGCGCCTTTCCATCCGGGCAGCGTCAAGTACCTCAAGGAAGCGGGGCTGATGTAG
- a CDS encoding TRAP transporter fused permease subunit translates to MWFSVGARRRPTGALGWFFTAVSLVIAVFVITAATLIIIGPWTLGMLFTCGMMTIGFLTVGAFEHSDAERPSPIDWLLSGTALASGVYFSLQAGVVEERISLLDALTVWDLFFSSAVLLLAIEMTRRTTGLGLTVVALLFIAYNFWGHLLSGVLQHGLIGYEHFADIMMFTTDGIFGLPIRVAATYAFLFVLFGTTLQATGGGDFFFDFAASISGRHPGGPAKVAVISSGLYGMVSGSPTSDVVTTGSITIPIMRKLGYKRALAGAVEVAASTGGSLVPPVMGSAAFIMAEYTGIEYQDIAIAAVVPALLYYVCIYSQVHFRSLKMGLRPLDADRIPPFLKTMKQGGLFFVPLVAITVALFHGYTPTMVAVFGTIAVLAVAMLKPGTRIGPVTMIKVLAETCYRMVPVAGACAAAGLIIGGITMTGLAAKFAHVIYLITDAQLFSSLVLAAALTIVLGLGMPTPSAYILAGVLMGPLLAELGVPILAAHMFLLYYAVMSAITPPVAVAAYAAASIAEDNPLHIAVLSVRLALAAFVVPFGFIYRPEILLVGTPLDIIGATLAAVLGVFLLALAVEGYWRGPLRAWQRLALTAAGLSMFGSSLPLTLLGLALAALLWLATPGLRLVRPDPEDPA, encoded by the coding sequence GTGTGGTTCTCGGTCGGTGCACGCCGCCGGCCGACGGGTGCGCTCGGCTGGTTTTTCACCGCCGTTTCGCTGGTCATCGCCGTCTTCGTCATCACCGCGGCGACGCTGATCATCATCGGTCCCTGGACGCTGGGCATGCTGTTCACCTGCGGCATGATGACCATCGGTTTTCTCACCGTCGGCGCCTTCGAGCATTCCGATGCCGAGCGGCCCAGCCCCATCGACTGGCTGCTCAGCGGCACGGCGCTGGCATCGGGCGTCTATTTCAGCCTGCAGGCCGGCGTCGTCGAGGAACGCATCTCGCTGCTCGACGCTTTGACCGTCTGGGATCTTTTTTTCTCCTCGGCGGTGCTGCTGCTGGCCATCGAGATGACGCGCCGCACCACCGGCCTCGGCTTGACCGTGGTGGCGCTCCTGTTCATAGCCTACAACTTCTGGGGCCACCTCTTGTCCGGCGTGCTGCAGCACGGCCTGATCGGCTACGAACACTTCGCCGACATCATGATGTTCACCACCGACGGTATTTTCGGGCTGCCCATTCGCGTCGCCGCCACCTATGCCTTCCTATTCGTGCTGTTTGGCACCACTTTGCAGGCCACCGGCGGTGGCGATTTCTTCTTCGATTTCGCAGCCTCGATCAGCGGCCGCCACCCCGGCGGCCCGGCCAAGGTGGCGGTGATTTCGTCGGGGCTTTACGGCATGGTTTCGGGTAGCCCCACTTCGGACGTCGTAACGACCGGATCGATCACCATCCCGATCATGCGCAAGCTGGGCTACAAGCGAGCGCTGGCAGGCGCCGTCGAGGTGGCGGCCTCGACGGGCGGCAGTTTGGTGCCGCCGGTGATGGGCTCGGCCGCCTTCATCATGGCCGAGTACACCGGCATCGAATACCAGGACATCGCCATCGCCGCGGTGGTGCCGGCGCTGCTCTACTACGTCTGCATCTATTCGCAGGTCCACTTCCGCTCGCTCAAGATGGGATTGCGGCCGCTCGACGCCGACCGAATTCCGCCTTTTCTCAAGACCATGAAACAGGGCGGCCTCTTTTTCGTGCCGCTGGTGGCCATTACGGTGGCGCTCTTTCATGGCTACACGCCGACCATGGTGGCGGTGTTCGGCACCATCGCCGTGTTGGCCGTGGCCATGCTCAAGCCCGGCACCCGCATCGGCCCCGTCACCATGATCAAGGTGCTGGCCGAAACCTGCTACCGCATGGTGCCGGTGGCCGGCGCCTGCGCCGCCGCCGGCCTGATCATCGGCGGCATCACCATGACCGGCCTGGCGGCCAAGTTCGCCCACGTTATCTACCTGATCACCGATGCCCAGCTCTTCAGCTCGCTGGTCCTGGCGGCGGCGCTGACCATCGTGCTGGGACTGGGCATGCCGACACCCAGCGCCTATATCCTGGCCGGCGTATTGATGGGGCCGCTGCTGGCCGAATTGGGCGTGCCCATATTGGCGGCCCACATGTTCCTGCTCTATTACGCCGTGATGTCGGCCATCACCCCGCCGGTGGCCGTGGCGGCCTACGCCGCCGCCTCGATCGCCGAGGACAATCCGCTGCACATCGCCGTTTTGTCGGTGCGTCTGGCACTGGCCGCCTTCGTGGTGCCGTTCGGCTTCATCTATCGGCCGGAGATCCTGCTCGTGGGGACGCCGCTCGACATCATCGGCGCCACCTTGGCGGCGGTGCTCGGGGTCTTCCTGCTGGCACTGGCGGTCGAGGGCTATTGGCGGGGCCCATTACGGGCCTGGCAGCGCCTGGCATTGACCGCGGCCGGACTTTCGATGTTCGGCTCCTCGCTGCCCTTGACACTGCTCGGCTTGGCCCTGGCGGCGCTGCTCTGGCTGGCGACACCGGGGCTGCGACTGGTGCGGCCCGACCCCGAGGACCCGGCGTGA